The DNA segment TATGAAAATAATCAATATAGAAAgttggaattttaaaaaaaaatccattgtTTTTATTCGATTTTTTCTTTCCAACAGTTCCAAAAGAACACGTATTTCAGACAGATTAAGGATGAGGTGATAAGCACAATGGTGAACTAGTGGTAGTCAACTTGTGACAAGAGTCTTACACTGATCTTTTAATCTGGATAAGACTCTTTTCTAATAtcctattaaatattatattaatattaatcattATAAGAAAGATAACATCTaaataatatttacattttatgagaattataatatatatatatatataattatataattatataattatttctctcttcaacATATTTTGctgaaatttgttttttatatcaTCTATTCCTGTGTAACACACAATAAATACATATTAAGAAAAATCTCACAAGCACACAAAACAGATAAATTAGTGTTTTAAAATATGagatatatgtatatattagaTCATATActtataatttcataatttatgcATGTCAATCAAATCTCATTCCTATATTTTTAAGGATACGCATTTCATAAATTCATTAAGTATATATAAGAATTAATTGTCTAATTTTAAGCTCAACTAGATGCATCTGCATCTTCTGTAATAAATCACATACATCAATATCACAGACACTTTGATTCTACTTCCACAACACACAtgtattgaattaaatttaaaaacttgcATGTGTCATACTATCTTTACTAAATTGTCATCACAAGAAAGTTACATAATAGCAACAAAATCTACTCATATGATAAGCTAAATCCCTATGCCTAATAGACAATTCTTTTTCACATTGCATATTAGGTCATAGTAACCTCTTTCAATTCTCACCACCTATTGTGtgaagtattattaatatttactttattttgttatgcattaaatattcaattttattgttattcCTTGCATTTTTACTgtctaaaaaattatatcaattacTACAACCAAATAATAgatccaaaaacaaaaatataaaaaaagaaaaaatgattttttttttaaaagtaatagGTCAACTCGCCAGCTTGCCAACCTACCTTATGACGGGGTGAGTTACCAATTTCAACCCCTATAATCTTGACATGTCAGTCTAGTCCACCTCAAATTTAGGCGAGTTAGTGACATATCGAGCCAAAAGGAGTCGAGTTGACTTGTATTGCTACCCCTAATGAGAATTCATATTAAACAACACGACTTGTTAGATTAATATGCTTTTAATCCTTGAAATACAAACTACTTAATATATTgaattgtaattatttttagatttatcaattattttagaTTCCTAACATGTTTTTGGGCTAAACATTGTCTCAATCGACCATCTCAACCATACACAGTTTGTGGCAAATGACTTCAAccacaaaaattatttatggaTTAAGTTATATTTTTCGTCCCTGTATATAACATGAAATTGATCTTCTTCTTTGGTTCAAACTTTAAACCATCCAAGTACTTGTAGtatgaaaataattgaaatgAGTCATTCTTTATGTGTATGTGAAatgattgttaatttttttcaaagattattagtttttttcaaaatttgttatTTTGATGGTAGATTGATGTTCATTATAACTACTTTCAATGGATTGATGAAGTGAAACCTCAAATTGAATCAATTACACATTAACAATGACTTATTTCAATCATTTTCATACTTAAATCATTTTCATGGTTAAACACATGGTTTAAAATTTAGATCAAAGAGAACAAATAATTTAGTGTTATGATGTAATGACAAAAGATATATTTAATCCATTATTTATTAACctgattaataattaaaaaagttattaatataaaaaagaaaagataatataattaataaagcTGTTACTGAGTACATTTGAAAATGGAATGAAACGACAACTGTAAATAGTAAttgattataattaaatatataattcttAAAACAGGAAAATTTATTTCTAATAGCTTGTTTTGTACCCTGTTTTTATAAATCAATGTGCTGCAATGAAAAGAGTGAAATACCAGTAACGTTAACATGGTCTGgtttaataaattatgtaataagtttaagatttaaattttataaaaagatacataCATTAATGTTATGTTCACATGGGTcttcaataaatttaaaaataaaacacataAACTGATGTGAAAGTGgacctaaattttttttatttctaagataaacaatatataaaaaaatattattaaaagatagaagaaagaaaatataaacataGATGATTAAACCAAAAcctatatattaacaaaattgatacataaataaatagtttgtatttattcataaaacacttaataaaattgttctttatgaataaatcttaaattaacaaatttatctgcaaatttataagattaagatttagatatttaaatttaacatCCTCATAATTAAGTAAGActctaataaattaatttagtttaattaagtttaaaatatttcacaaatttaaatatttttaattagatttttattaaaaaattattctattgaattctcaaaaaaattatatttttattgggTATTTCTATTTAATCTTGTTGTTAATTGACAATGTAACTACTATTTTGCATTGTTGTCACTTATTTGTTGTTGTTAATTGACTATGTAACTATTATTTTGCATTGTTATTGCTTATTTGTTTTTATAGGAAACAAAATTATAgtataattaagttttaagttcataactttatgagtatttttaattaaatttatattaaaatatttgttctatttaatatataaacattttatatttttaaaatgaatccTTATGGTAAATTAGGGTGATGTAATAATTTGATTGTACAATCTCAAACAAATCCATAggaacataaaaaaattgaaatctttGAATCCTAATTATCTTTATTAAATATCATTGTGTCACATAGTTTATttgacttttattttattatttattttataaaaaaaaattatttcatcttatataaaaataattagagttttaaaactttattttttttctttctaagttTATAATGTTCCAAATTTAAACAACtagaaatttattttctaaatttaaacaACTATATCCTAAATGacagtaaaaaattaaatgaaaaatataaaaaaaaatagacacataataatataattttataataaaatttaactaGAAATACCCaaatttatgataaatttaaaatttaattaattgaattaacTTTTAGCTCatcaattaatatataatatagtttttataataaaaatttaactaaaaatactcaaatttatgATAAACTTAAAACTTCATTAATTGAATTAACTTTTATCTcatcaattaatatttaattaagtcTCATAAAACTCATGCATTATAACGTATGAAGTTTGGACACTTCTTTTAAATGACGTGTTGGTGATAGATACTGACACATGTATGATACTCGTAAGACATGTATATTTGAAGtgtcaattcaaaaaatatttgttggatttctaaTAATTCTAGcacagttctaacacaattttaaaaatgacaaatacactatttttctaaaaactcaaacttattgtataattttttattatgattataaaaataagaaacaaattcatCCTTTTGAACTAGTCATGAAAAACACATCTTTCTGCTCAAAAAAAaatctggaacatacttgtgtacataaatctttattatcaatttatattttataattatataatatatagataattCATACTTGTGTCTCACGGACACGAAGATACATAGATTTGTGTCTCTGTATCTCCGTGTCCATATCTGTATCAATGTCCGTGTCGTATCAGTGTTTATGTCAATGTCTGTACTACATAGATTATaacaaaagttttcaaaatgatATGACACAATGATCcattaaaaattatgtttatcCTCTTTAATCTACTTTGGTAGAGAAAAATATTCTCATGAAATTTTTTAACtgtttgtagttttttttaataataatacataattaaaaagaataaataaatttattttctttctactttttttatttaataaaaattataattttcaaattatttctttctttcttttattttctacttctTCACTTTTCCTTCCTCCACTTCAAACAATCAAGGAGAAGTGAACTAATATTGGCTCTATGATTTACAAATgaaagaacaaaaaattggtaaaactcttttattattcctcacatatttcattaatttctttatctatctttattttattgtcaaatcaatttaaagaaattttaaaatatttctctaTATTTTTCACCCATGTCAATATTCCATCACACTAGACattcaaatttatttcttacttttttccaatttattatttattttttatttcatcctTTTCAAAACCAAACACTGCAACCGCGTTATGGAACTTGACAACGTAGACCGTTACTATACTCTTATATAACAAgtgattaataaaataattaatgatgggacttaaaaaataattgcatttcatattaaataaatgaatattaatgTAATTCATTAATgatattctttttctttctatataTACCTTTGAATTCCATTGGTATAATTGCAAAACCATCACCTTCATAACCCTCTTCTCCACATCCCAATTCTCAGCCATTTTAGCTATGAAAAATTTCATCAGTTTGTTGCCATTAGAGTTGCTCATCACCATCATTTCATTCCTTCCCTTCAAGGAAGCAGTGAAAAATTCTGTGCTTTTCAAAAACTGGTTGAAGGcatcaaagtacacaaaaaatgtaGAGTTTGATGAAGTTTACTTTGTCAAACcagaccaatctttggaaacaGTGGAAATCCAGAGAAGGGCTTTTCTTGAGTTCATCAAAACTTGGATTGACAACCACAAAGGAACTGTGTTGGACAAGTTTTCTTTGAAGATGTCAATGCAGTTACCAGAAGTGGCTGAGATCATTGACCTATGTGCTGGTTTTGCCACACAACGCAAGGTGAAAGAACTCACTCTTGACTTTGCTGATTTGGATTGGGACGAGGATGATGTCTTTTTTGGAGATTACGAGGCACCCTTTGAACTGCCAAAACAGGTTTATGCATATGTTGGTCTTGAGTATTTAAAGTTGTATTCATGTAGTTTTATTGAGAGTGAAGTGCTGAACTTTCATCTGCTCAAAGAGGTTTCTCTGGGTTGGATGAAAGTGAGTCTCACTGCTATCAAAACTTTGCTTTCGAACTGTAAAATGCTTGAGAATTTGAGTTTGAAAAGGTGCTGGAGCTTGGAAAAGTTCATACTAGGGCAACCAGAAACCATGGCTCTGAAAACGCTTCTCATTGATCACTGTCGTTTTGAATTTGATGTTTTCAATGTCGATGCACCAAATCTCCAAACCTTCAACTACTATGGGCAGATGAAGTTCAACAGCATAGAACTTAATACCCCAGAACTAGAAGAGGCAGATCTtgacttctctcttgaatatgCATGTGTTGGACTTGGTTTTCCTCTATACAATCTGGTGAAAAACCTCTCAATTGTTAGCATTTTGACTGTGTGTAGTTATGTGCTTCAGGTATGTTTCTTTCTCAAAATAAATGGTCATCGTACAATGCTATATATTTCTGCTGATATCTAAATTGTTTTAACTATTGCATTTGATGTTCTAAGGTTATTCCTAGTGGACCTGAACAACTTCGAATGGAGGATAACTTGTCTGTGCAACATTTGATCTTGAATGCATCCATGCACGCAGACGAGTTTATAGGAATCGCATTCTTCCTCAACAGTTGCCCTAGGTTAGGGTGTCTCACCATTCAGATATGCCCAAAAAGTGACCTTTCTGTAAGTATAAATTTAGTATgcattcaattattttttcgTGGATCGATAATATCAACTAGAAATTAAAGACTTTCACAGTATATAAGTggagtatataagtggatgtaaACCTCACTTCATAAACCGGTTTTATGAGATTAAGTTGggtttaagtttattttttaatatgaaataagaGTCTTTTCGAGTCTATCCAACGGAaagtttgttgggtttatcaggtgCACCCACTATCGGACTGTTATCGAACCATCCATATTATATTGTCTCATGTACGAACTGTCATTTGTGTGAAGAGTGCATTTCATATATAAATGAGTGAAAAACTCATCTCATAAACTG comes from the Phaseolus vulgaris cultivar G19833 chromosome 8, P. vulgaris v2.0, whole genome shotgun sequence genome and includes:
- the LOC137826038 gene encoding putative F-box protein At3g29830, producing the protein MKNFISLLPLELLITIISFLPFKEAVKNSVLFKNWLKASKYTKNVEFDEVYFVKPDQSLETVEIQRRAFLEFIKTWIDNHKGTVLDKFSLKMSMQLPEVAEIIDLCAGFATQRKVKELTLDFADLDWDEDDVFFGDYEAPFELPKQVYAYVGLEYLKLYSCSFIESEVLNFHLLKEVSLGWMKVSLTAIKTLLSNCKMLENLSLKRCWSLEKFILGQPETMALKTLLIDHCRFEFDVFNVDAPNLQTFNYYGQMKFNSIELNTPELEEADLDFSLEYACVGLGFPLYNLVKNLSIVSILTVCSYVLQVIPSGPEQLRMEDNLSVQHLILNASMHADEFIGIAFFLNSCPRLGCLTIQICPKSDLSDYEEPFYFNLPRFWIDFLGDCECLRTSLVEVEIDGYRGHTNENLLLEYLIIRGFVLENMIINLLRDDSGQIVEPYSRLYAENLLRVRSGSRNLEITIC